One genomic region from Laspinema palackyanum D2c encodes:
- a CDS encoding DUF5906 domain-containing protein, protein MLYQQGSISQSVLPVSEKNSSFDIRNFLGTLKPAKGKNRYYCPVCKNNNLTVDPKNGAYQCWNGCECQDIRQAVAPWHAKIMAPVVRRHDAPAPVQMPEGEPVLVRVGSVTEAPQQQKPSFVPKGVPTHATEIVYRYSATQAVYRFEWEDTNKKGHRKTFRQCHLNEDGLPVWTKGDKSWKAYREEEAFQAISSVSDGFPVLLLVEGEGCVEIARSLGLAAVTFQGSAWTEVELESFLRRLQEVHENAAVAILPDNDAAGLSKAAKVVTAAARQQVPCLQLDPLAIYRDLPNKGDIREMVAAMGTELVAKLKAELKEAASRPIAAPVEAGPQVEVTQQALESLYGDKPWICVEGKLYFWNGTHYEYSTDIKELSRIRQYCNNYPVIQKNGSVRFPYAYPRKVAEILQWVKISLGIDSSETNPPGLNCTNGVLEISWKGPKPSWKLVPHDPNKHLYLYAPQVKYDPHADPTDCDRLLEALDPAQRAVFLRTIAASLDLMTVRSHKGREVKALLLKGNGSNGKDSLREVVSLLYGGQGLTSVGFGDFAQADAGRKFPVAAIERSRVNWPSENPDKVKLDRLQMLKVAITGDNSFPVERKGQDEYQISPKCVHLFNVNDPPRLTASLNAIETRYGVIAFTKTFKSNPDPTKNELPADPRFKYDPEFVRENVAPAFLNRILESLVALMAEGIDYQACAEALEAIQCESSHLWQFAKDTGLTFCKGSKLYAGEIWEALTQWYLDTGTLEKEKTDKGKEKLLWYDLPNQFDRLCKAVNQVPARILSIFTNARKGRDENGTYLMDLAFADEPPDANCVSPDAMPDATTHTQKATDATDAILPTVEQKDNPSNCIVDVNVTEKSVEKSDLIASVPCQQSDTASATASATASAQPETASADPIASPTEQDIRDCAEWLALADNPDAFHEIRNLFSEIYEHYFEEFFQSAWSLLSESERVRLRGFMA, encoded by the coding sequence ATGCTTTACCAACAAGGTAGCATTTCTCAGAGCGTTTTGCCAGTCTCTGAGAAAAATTCTTCGTTTGACATCCGCAACTTCCTCGGAACTCTGAAACCCGCAAAAGGCAAAAACCGTTACTACTGCCCGGTTTGCAAAAATAACAATCTGACCGTTGACCCGAAAAATGGCGCTTATCAATGTTGGAACGGCTGCGAATGCCAAGACATCCGACAAGCAGTGGCCCCCTGGCACGCTAAGATTATGGCCCCAGTCGTCCGTCGTCATGACGCCCCCGCGCCGGTGCAGATGCCAGAAGGAGAGCCGGTGCTTGTGCGAGTGGGTTCCGTGACAGAAGCACCCCAACAACAGAAACCAAGTTTTGTGCCGAAGGGTGTGCCAACCCATGCCACTGAAATTGTGTATCGCTACAGTGCAACCCAAGCGGTGTATCGGTTTGAGTGGGAAGATACCAATAAAAAAGGTCATCGCAAGACATTCCGGCAGTGCCACTTGAACGAGGATGGGTTGCCAGTCTGGACCAAGGGGGACAAATCCTGGAAAGCCTACCGGGAAGAGGAAGCATTCCAGGCGATCAGTTCAGTGAGCGATGGATTCCCGGTCCTGTTGCTCGTCGAAGGTGAGGGCTGCGTAGAGATTGCCCGGAGTCTGGGACTGGCGGCAGTGACCTTTCAAGGAAGCGCCTGGACTGAAGTCGAACTGGAAAGTTTCCTGCGGCGGCTGCAAGAAGTCCACGAAAATGCAGCAGTTGCCATCTTGCCGGACAACGATGCAGCAGGACTCAGCAAAGCGGCGAAAGTAGTGACGGCAGCGGCACGGCAGCAAGTGCCTTGTCTTCAGCTTGACCCGTTGGCGATTTATCGCGACCTACCCAACAAAGGTGACATCCGCGAGATGGTGGCAGCGATGGGAACGGAGTTAGTCGCCAAACTCAAAGCCGAACTCAAGGAAGCTGCAAGCCGACCGATTGCCGCACCCGTTGAGGCGGGACCGCAGGTGGAAGTTACCCAGCAAGCACTTGAATCGTTGTACGGTGATAAACCTTGGATTTGTGTCGAGGGCAAGCTCTATTTTTGGAATGGAACGCACTACGAATATTCCACAGACATCAAAGAATTAAGCCGGATTCGTCAATACTGCAATAACTATCCGGTCATCCAGAAAAATGGCTCAGTTCGGTTCCCCTACGCTTACCCGCGCAAGGTAGCCGAGATTCTCCAATGGGTCAAAATTTCGTTGGGCATTGACTCATCGGAAACCAATCCCCCCGGTCTGAACTGCACCAACGGAGTCCTAGAAATTTCTTGGAAGGGTCCTAAGCCATCCTGGAAACTCGTTCCGCATGACCCGAACAAACACCTTTACCTATATGCCCCACAAGTCAAGTACGACCCTCACGCTGACCCGACCGATTGCGATCGCCTCCTCGAAGCCCTAGACCCAGCCCAACGCGCCGTCTTCCTACGGACCATTGCCGCATCATTGGATTTGATGACTGTGCGTTCCCATAAGGGTCGGGAAGTCAAAGCCCTGCTCTTGAAAGGAAATGGGAGCAACGGCAAGGATTCGCTGCGCGAGGTGGTTTCGTTACTCTATGGCGGTCAAGGATTGACAAGTGTCGGGTTTGGCGACTTTGCCCAAGCGGATGCCGGTCGGAAATTCCCGGTGGCCGCGATTGAACGCTCCCGAGTCAACTGGCCCTCAGAAAACCCGGACAAAGTGAAACTGGACCGATTGCAAATGCTGAAAGTTGCCATCACCGGGGACAACTCGTTTCCAGTTGAACGCAAGGGCCAGGACGAGTATCAAATTTCCCCCAAATGTGTCCATCTGTTCAACGTCAACGACCCACCCCGACTGACTGCTTCCTTGAACGCGATTGAGACTCGCTATGGGGTCATCGCATTCACGAAGACTTTCAAGAGCAACCCAGACCCCACCAAAAACGAACTCCCCGCAGACCCACGCTTTAAATATGACCCAGAATTTGTCCGGGAAAACGTGGCCCCGGCGTTCCTGAATCGAATTCTGGAGTCGTTGGTGGCGCTGATGGCAGAAGGCATCGACTATCAAGCCTGTGCCGAGGCATTGGAAGCGATTCAATGCGAATCGAGCCACCTCTGGCAGTTCGCCAAGGATACGGGCCTGACGTTCTGCAAAGGGTCGAAACTCTATGCCGGGGAAATCTGGGAGGCGTTGACACAGTGGTACCTGGACACAGGGACTCTGGAAAAGGAAAAAACCGACAAGGGCAAGGAAAAATTGCTGTGGTACGACCTACCCAACCAATTTGACCGGCTGTGCAAAGCAGTCAACCAGGTCCCGGCTCGTATCCTCAGCATTTTCACGAATGCCCGAAAGGGTCGTGATGAAAACGGGACCTACCTGATGGACTTGGCCTTTGCGGATGAACCGCCTGACGCAAACTGCGTCAGTCCTGACGCAATGCCTGACGCTACAACCCACACCCAGAAGGCAACTGACGCAACTGACGCAATTTTGCCAACTGTTGAACAAAAAGATAATCCATCCAATTGCATCGTTGATGTGAACGTAACTGAGAAATCAGTTGAAAAATCTGACCTCATTGCGTCAGTTCCTTGTCAGCAAAGCGATACAGCGTCAGCCACTGCGTCAGCCACTGCGTCAGCCCAGCCAGAAACTGCGTCAGCCGACCCAATTGCGTCCCCCACTGAACAGGACATCCGAGACTGTGCCGAATGGTTGGCCCTCGCTGATAATCCGGATGCCTTCCATGAGATTCGCAATCTGTTCTCTGAAATTTACGAACACTATTTTGAGGAGTTCTTCCAATCTGCATGGTCCTTGTTGTCGGAATCCGAACGGGTCCGGTTGAGGGGATTCATGGCGTGA
- a CDS encoding DUF1993 domain-containing protein yields the protein MSHQPIKMRQFAISSGDTSLLQLHKPLWLLETRRLMRSPRNWIQWQPGVKSATMTLALKERKMSSQTIDSIVTLFQSRLTTLEHLLKLAQTHFGESESFLDQRIAADMLPFGTQIAFTCNQPRNFALWCSGKPMDNLDPQVTSVAAAYEHIANTQELLASIHAEDEKLNELVRIDLSQGRYLEMFGHAYINDFLIPNFYFHLVTAYDILRMTGVPIGKQDYMMHLVPLIQKA from the coding sequence ATGAGTCACCAACCCATCAAAATGAGGCAGTTTGCCATCAGCAGCGGCGATACGTCTCTGCTACAATTGCACAAACCGCTTTGGCTCCTGGAAACTCGGCGGCTAATGCGATCGCCACGCAACTGGATACAGTGGCAGCCGGGGGTCAAGTCGGCTACGATGACCCTTGCATTAAAAGAGCGCAAAATGTCCAGTCAAACTATAGATTCAATCGTAACCCTCTTCCAAAGCCGCCTAACGACTCTCGAACACCTTCTAAAGTTAGCCCAGACGCATTTCGGTGAGAGTGAGTCCTTTCTCGACCAGCGGATTGCGGCTGATATGCTGCCCTTTGGTACGCAGATTGCTTTTACCTGTAATCAACCTCGCAACTTTGCTCTATGGTGTAGCGGCAAACCGATGGATAATCTTGATCCACAAGTCACCTCTGTTGCGGCAGCCTACGAACATATCGCGAATACCCAAGAACTGCTTGCAAGCATTCATGCCGAAGATGAAAAGCTCAATGAGTTGGTCCGCATCGACCTCAGCCAAGGCCGTTACCTCGAAATGTTCGGTCATGCATACATCAACGATTTTCTGATTCCCAACTTCTACTTCCATCTAGTTACGGCTTACGATATCCTCCGCATGACTGGCGTACCCATTGGAAAGCAAGATTATATGATGCACTTAGTTCCATTAATCCAGAAAGCATGA
- a CDS encoding IS630 family transposase, protein MKFINLCPETEKMLKRIYQNSQHHKVRQRAHCILLSHRGFKMEKLLEVFKISRRTLQYWFQRWEQNKLTGLYDQPGRGRKTKLTPPQKQQVKEWVKAEPKDLKRVINQVQDSWGVKVSKDTIKRILKQLGMTWRRMKRGLAGSPFEWELEFKLEKLKELKELDKNGEIDLHFLDESGMSLTPSLPYGWQDKLQRIILPSSSSKRLNVLGVMNRRNELKYETYSGNLNSEKLIKFLDKFSENLTQRTVVVMDQASIHTSNAVLGKLEEWKTKNLELFWLPPYSPELNLIEILWKFLKYEWIKIEAYKSWQNLVDYVTNVLDNLGKKYAINFA, encoded by the coding sequence ATGAAATTTATAAATTTATGTCCCGAAACTGAAAAAATGCTAAAAAGAATTTATCAAAATAGCCAGCATCATAAAGTTAGGCAAAGAGCTCATTGTATTCTTTTAAGTCATAGAGGCTTTAAAATGGAAAAGTTATTAGAAGTTTTCAAAATAAGTCGTCGAACTTTACAATACTGGTTTCAACGCTGGGAGCAAAATAAATTAACCGGCTTGTATGACCAACCTGGAAGAGGAAGAAAAACCAAATTAACTCCTCCCCAAAAACAGCAAGTTAAGGAGTGGGTAAAAGCAGAACCAAAAGACCTAAAAAGGGTCATAAACCAAGTTCAAGACTCATGGGGAGTTAAAGTCAGCAAAGACACGATAAAAAGAATATTAAAGCAGTTAGGTATGACCTGGAGAAGAATGAAGAGAGGATTGGCTGGAAGTCCCTTTGAATGGGAGCTTGAGTTCAAACTAGAAAAACTAAAAGAATTAAAAGAGTTAGATAAAAATGGAGAAATCGACTTGCATTTTTTAGATGAATCAGGGATGTCTTTGACGCCTTCACTACCTTACGGATGGCAAGATAAACTCCAGAGGATTATTCTTCCAAGTTCTTCCAGTAAAAGGTTGAATGTATTGGGAGTAATGAATCGACGAAATGAATTAAAATATGAAACCTATTCGGGAAACCTAAACAGCGAAAAACTGATTAAGTTTTTAGATAAATTTAGTGAAAACTTAACCCAAAGAACTGTCGTAGTAATGGACCAAGCTTCAATTCACACCAGTAACGCAGTCCTAGGGAAACTAGAAGAATGGAAGACCAAGAACCTGGAGCTATTTTGGTTGCCTCCGTATTCACCTGAACTAAATTTAATTGAAATTTTATGGAAATTTCTCAAATATGAATGGATTAAAATAGAAGCTTATAAAAGTTGGCAAAATTTAGTTGATTATGTGACTAATGTCCTCGATAATCTGGGGAAGAAATATGCAATTAATTTTGCATGA
- a CDS encoding 3'-5' exonuclease produces the protein MAAIVPDAVPAKASQGEKKVFKLLRDELPDDFFVYYEPSVNGLYPDFVVVGPTFGVLVLEVKGWSARQIASADNQFFQVNQGEQIESCQSPLRQAKGYLDALLHQLKGYSILCQDDGEHQGKLAFPIGVGAIMTNMTEAQARESNLYALLEKPQVCYRDELLDWEDLGERGLIKRLEQFFTHRFKFWELEEDQISTIRGIIHPEAKIREEPAKPTSIPTGQSLRPDATIIRTLDHKQEQLARSLQSGHRLFCGVAGSGKTLILLSRAKIVASGLFEKRVLLLCFNMTLASWLRSLIEQDDNPAYRERIEVMHFHEWAKSILGGLPNPQVYKENYDDLLGERLVNILEQMPLENKWDAVLIDEAHTFSPSWFPACRLALKDPEDGDLLIVSDRSQSFYNRQKFTWKSVGINAQGRMRKLNQNYRNTEQILSAAWEMIQSLCEQDDDETFPIVEPKAALRRGKRPILHLMDNRQAEVEGVLSQIQGLVAQGYQPEDIAIIYRYLGHHEQNSFTYLSEQLQTLELGCCWITKGDDEKRHYSAAQRGVRIVTVKSALGLEFKAVIVLWVQQFGVGDAVEARRELYVAMTRPQDVLHLFGSGYFDFLQDLQTCECLDVAS, from the coding sequence ATGGCTGCGATTGTTCCCGATGCTGTCCCGGCAAAGGCAAGTCAGGGCGAGAAGAAAGTGTTTAAGTTGCTCCGAGATGAGTTGCCCGATGATTTTTTCGTCTACTACGAGCCGAGCGTGAATGGACTATATCCCGATTTTGTGGTGGTCGGTCCCACGTTTGGGGTGCTAGTCCTAGAGGTCAAAGGCTGGAGTGCGAGGCAAATAGCCAGCGCCGATAACCAGTTTTTTCAGGTCAATCAAGGGGAGCAAATCGAAAGTTGTCAGTCTCCACTTCGCCAAGCAAAAGGCTATTTAGATGCGTTGCTGCACCAACTCAAAGGGTATTCGATTCTCTGCCAGGATGACGGCGAACATCAAGGCAAACTCGCATTTCCGATTGGTGTGGGGGCCATCATGACGAACATGACCGAAGCCCAGGCGCGGGAGTCTAATTTGTATGCCCTCCTCGAAAAGCCGCAAGTTTGTTACCGAGATGAGTTGCTAGACTGGGAGGACTTGGGAGAGCGCGGACTCATCAAGCGGTTGGAGCAATTCTTCACCCATCGTTTCAAGTTTTGGGAACTAGAAGAAGACCAAATTAGCACCATTCGCGGCATCATCCACCCCGAAGCCAAAATCCGGGAAGAACCCGCCAAACCCACCAGCATTCCAACAGGGCAATCCTTGCGTCCCGATGCAACTATCATCCGCACCCTCGACCACAAACAAGAACAACTGGCTCGTTCGCTACAATCTGGGCATCGTTTATTTTGTGGGGTGGCCGGTTCAGGCAAGACTCTGATTTTGCTGAGTCGGGCCAAAATTGTTGCCAGTGGGCTGTTTGAGAAACGGGTGCTGTTGCTGTGCTTCAACATGACTTTGGCTTCTTGGTTGCGATCGCTTATCGAGCAAGATGACAACCCAGCTTACCGAGAACGAATCGAGGTGATGCACTTTCACGAGTGGGCTAAGTCGATTCTAGGTGGGCTACCGAACCCCCAGGTTTACAAGGAGAATTACGATGACTTGCTCGGTGAGCGGCTGGTCAATATTTTAGAGCAAATGCCCTTAGAAAATAAATGGGATGCGGTGCTGATTGACGAAGCCCATACGTTTTCGCCTTCGTGGTTTCCCGCTTGCCGACTTGCACTCAAAGACCCAGAAGATGGCGACTTGCTCATCGTTTCCGACCGCTCCCAAAGTTTCTATAACCGCCAAAAATTCACCTGGAAATCTGTCGGCATCAATGCCCAAGGTCGGATGCGGAAGCTCAACCAGAACTATCGTAACACCGAGCAGATTTTATCCGCCGCCTGGGAGATGATTCAGTCACTATGCGAACAAGACGATGACGAGACCTTTCCGATAGTTGAACCGAAAGCTGCACTCCGACGCGGAAAACGCCCCATCCTGCATCTAATGGACAACCGGCAGGCTGAAGTCGAAGGGGTACTTTCACAAATTCAGGGGTTAGTCGCCCAAGGTTATCAGCCCGAGGATATTGCCATTATCTATCGCTATCTCGGTCACCATGAGCAAAACTCGTTCACTTACCTGAGCGAACAACTGCAAACCTTGGAACTGGGATGTTGCTGGATTACGAAAGGCGATGACGAAAAACGACATTACAGTGCTGCTCAACGGGGAGTGCGAATCGTTACGGTCAAGTCCGCGTTAGGGCTAGAGTTCAAGGCGGTGATTGTGTTGTGGGTGCAACAGTTTGGTGTGGGAGATGCGGTTGAAGCCAGACGGGAACTTTATGTGGCGATGACCCGCCCACAAGACGTTTTGCACCTGTTTGGCTCAGGATATTTCGATTTCCTGCAAGACTTGCAAACTTGTGAATGTTTAGATGTTGCTTCGTAA